One Streptomyces sp. RPA4-2 genomic window carries:
- a CDS encoding ADP-ribosylglycohydrolase family protein, with protein MGTLDERITGALVGAAVGDALGGPVEGYTPEQIAERHGGRVHGVVGPWNGDAWRTARPIAPYHKGDGHVTDDTLMTHALIRVYTTVRDHLDAYAVAGHLVPDLMTAPRWIPELEAEALPLQRIFLAEKWLVARLHYGHVDPREAGAGNIVNCGAAMYMAPVGLVNAANPAGAYTEALDVAGAHQSSYGREAAGVLAAGVAAACAPGATPDSVVTACLALAKDGTRDAIDAVCEVAARHSDFESALRPLREAVAPYDTVGPDYRTPSLGARRPSRLHSIEELPVALGMLLVSGGDFRHAVLGSVNYGRDCDSIATMAGALAGALGSEVPRDWAKTVEESSRLDLHAPATALAEVTREIFDRDVHRRRAHEAAYAALAGIPCSD; from the coding sequence ATGGGAACACTCGACGAACGGATCACAGGAGCCCTCGTCGGAGCCGCCGTCGGCGACGCGCTCGGCGGCCCCGTCGAGGGCTACACCCCCGAACAGATCGCCGAACGGCACGGCGGTCGCGTGCACGGCGTCGTCGGCCCCTGGAACGGCGACGCCTGGCGCACCGCCCGCCCCATCGCCCCGTACCACAAGGGCGACGGACACGTCACCGACGACACCCTGATGACCCACGCGCTGATCCGCGTGTACACCACGGTCCGCGACCACCTCGACGCCTACGCCGTCGCCGGGCATCTGGTCCCCGACCTGATGACGGCCCCCCGCTGGATCCCGGAACTGGAAGCGGAGGCGCTCCCGCTCCAGCGGATCTTCCTCGCCGAGAAGTGGCTGGTCGCCCGGCTCCACTACGGCCATGTGGACCCCCGGGAGGCGGGCGCGGGCAACATCGTCAACTGCGGCGCCGCGATGTACATGGCACCGGTCGGACTGGTGAACGCGGCCAACCCGGCGGGCGCGTACACCGAGGCGCTGGACGTCGCGGGCGCGCACCAGTCCTCCTACGGAAGGGAGGCGGCCGGCGTGCTGGCGGCGGGGGTGGCCGCGGCCTGCGCGCCGGGGGCGACCCCGGACTCGGTCGTCACGGCCTGCCTGGCCCTGGCGAAGGACGGCACCCGGGACGCGATCGACGCGGTCTGCGAAGTCGCCGCCCGCCATTCGGACTTCGAATCGGCGCTGCGCCCGCTGCGGGAGGCGGTGGCCCCCTACGACACGGTGGGACCGGACTACCGCACCCCGTCGCTCGGCGCCCGCCGCCCCTCCCGGCTGCACTCCATCGAGGAACTCCCCGTCGCGCTCGGCATGCTGCTGGTCTCCGGCGGCGACTTCCGGCACGCGGTCCTCGGCTCGGTGAACTACGGCCGAGACTGCGACTCCATCGCCACGATGGCCGGGGCCCTCGCCGGCGCGCTCGGCTCCGAGGTCCCGCGCGACTGGGCCAAGACGGTCGAGGAATCGAGCCGCCTCGACCTGCACGCCCCGGCGACGGCGCTCGCGGAGGTGACCCGCGAGATCTTCGACCGGGACGTACACCGCCGGCGCGCGCACGAGGCGGCGTACGCCGCGCTTGCGGGGATCCCGTGCTCCGACTGA
- a CDS encoding ADP-ribosylglycohydrolase family protein, whose protein sequence is MASIACIPSVPAPGDATGLRERARGALLGLAVGDALGAPAENMRPSEIRAKWGRITGYVAEHPAGTDDTEYAIFSGLLLARHGSALTVAHVESAWHEWIADRDEGPFRGAGFSERGTLENLRRGLAAPISAQHRHAWSDGLAMRAAPFGVFAAGRPAEAARLVAIDGSVSHDGEGIYGGQAVAAGVAAAMAGASTFSVAASALAVIPDDSWTARSLRRAIAVAHRGERAVRSAVVIGGYPWTDLAPEAVALAFGAYAAADGDFTESVLTAVNMGRDADTTAAVAGALAGATRGARAIPAAWAAAIGPARGSCLPSMEGHHVLDVAELLTPGDDRKWRSVAAREPGPDGALPVRDRRRPARDPDRTRAAPHPEPGAAPGSRALATGPVLTMDPVITTDQTLTTAQPPATHLALTADHPVIADLALTTDPAPATADEEVRP, encoded by the coding sequence GCGGCCCTCGGAGATCCGTGCGAAGTGGGGCCGGATCACGGGCTACGTCGCCGAGCATCCGGCCGGCACGGACGACACGGAGTACGCGATCTTCTCCGGTCTGCTGCTGGCCCGGCACGGCTCGGCGCTCACCGTGGCGCACGTCGAGTCGGCCTGGCACGAGTGGATCGCGGACCGTGACGAGGGACCGTTCCGCGGCGCCGGCTTCAGCGAGCGGGGCACCCTGGAGAATCTCCGCCGGGGACTGGCGGCCCCCATCTCGGCCCAGCACCGGCACGCGTGGAGCGACGGCCTGGCGATGCGCGCGGCCCCCTTCGGCGTGTTCGCGGCGGGGCGTCCCGCGGAGGCCGCGCGCCTGGTGGCGATCGACGGTTCGGTGAGCCATGACGGCGAGGGCATCTACGGCGGCCAGGCGGTCGCGGCGGGTGTCGCGGCGGCGATGGCGGGTGCCTCGACGTTCTCCGTGGCCGCCTCCGCGCTCGCGGTGATCCCGGACGACTCCTGGACGGCCCGCTCGCTGCGCCGCGCGATCGCGGTCGCGCACCGCGGCGAACGGGCGGTGCGCTCGGCGGTCGTCATCGGCGGCTACCCCTGGACGGACCTGGCCCCCGAGGCCGTCGCCCTGGCCTTCGGAGCGTACGCCGCCGCCGACGGCGACTTCACCGAGTCCGTCCTCACCGCCGTCAACATGGGCCGCGACGCCGACACCACGGCGGCGGTGGCGGGCGCTCTGGCCGGGGCGACCCGGGGCGCCCGCGCGATCCCGGCCGCCTGGGCGGCTGCCATCGGCCCGGCGCGCGGCAGCTGCCTCCCCTCGATGGAGGGCCACCACGTACTGGACGTGGCGGAACTGCTGACCCCCGGGGACGACAGAAAGTGGCGGTCGGTTGCCGCACGGGAGCCGGGCCCGGACGGCGCACTCCCCGTACGGGACCGGAGACGGCCCGCACGCGATCCGGACCGCACGAGAGCGGCCCCGCATCCGGAACCGGGCGCCGCCCCCGGCTCCCGCGCCCTCGCCACCGGCCCCGTCCTCACCATGGACCCCGTCATCACAACGGACCAGACCCTCACCACAGCTCAGCCCCCCGCCACCCACCTCGCTCTCACCGCGGACCACCCCGTCATCGCGGACCTCGCCCTCACCACAGACCCCGCCCCGGCCACCGCCGACGAGGAGGTACGCCCATGA
- a CDS encoding ADP-ribosylglycohydrolase family protein, protein MRPGLVGDEAGAGAASAPDVLVTEVADPTPGPRPRRIEGLLLGLAAGDAAGWPAARHRAARMPEWTRRLTRELDTFAEQNATTTLPVPIALNQPPEPLRLGPSDDAEWAAFAAEAVLRAGDAAALGDLSRARRMRASIDLSWNAVASEVAAAAERAPEVESALLPLRARISVRAGLGNLATGLRPPATGHDNPHYFDDAACVRACVLAIAHPGDATLAAELAEFDARYTQDGDGVHGARAMAAALALALAGADVEACADAALAELPKETEIGRNARHALRLARDSEGTFALVPLLEHQIVDHVYSYGVAAAETVPVALALATAARGRIAEAVPAAACLSRVADSAPALAGALTGALGGGAAIPATWRDACRILSGCALPRLTGTDLVGLADLLEATELALPEG, encoded by the coding sequence ATGAGACCCGGCCTCGTGGGAGACGAAGCCGGCGCGGGAGCGGCCTCGGCACCGGACGTCCTCGTCACCGAGGTCGCCGACCCGACGCCCGGCCCGCGCCCCCGCCGTATCGAGGGCCTCCTGCTCGGCCTCGCCGCGGGCGACGCCGCCGGCTGGCCCGCGGCCCGGCACCGCGCCGCCCGGATGCCCGAGTGGACACGGCGGCTGACCAGGGAACTGGACACGTTCGCCGAACAGAACGCGACGACGACCCTGCCGGTGCCCATCGCCCTGAACCAGCCGCCGGAGCCCCTGCGGCTCGGACCCTCGGACGACGCCGAGTGGGCGGCGTTCGCCGCCGAGGCCGTGCTGCGGGCCGGCGACGCCGCCGCGCTCGGCGATCTCAGCCGGGCGCGGCGGATGCGGGCGTCCATCGACCTGTCCTGGAACGCCGTCGCCAGCGAGGTCGCCGCGGCCGCCGAGCGCGCCCCCGAGGTCGAGTCCGCGCTGCTGCCGCTGCGCGCCCGGATCTCCGTACGGGCCGGGCTCGGCAACCTCGCCACCGGACTGCGGCCGCCCGCCACCGGCCACGACAATCCGCACTACTTCGACGACGCGGCCTGCGTCCGGGCCTGTGTGCTCGCCATCGCCCACCCGGGCGATGCCACGCTCGCCGCGGAACTGGCCGAGTTCGACGCCCGCTACACCCAGGACGGTGACGGTGTGCACGGCGCCCGCGCCATGGCCGCCGCCCTCGCGCTCGCCCTCGCCGGGGCCGACGTCGAGGCCTGCGCGGACGCCGCCCTCGCCGAACTGCCCAAGGAGACCGAGATCGGCCGCAACGCGCGCCACGCGCTGCGGCTCGCCCGCGACAGCGAGGGCACCTTCGCCCTGGTCCCCCTCCTGGAGCACCAGATCGTCGACCACGTCTACAGCTACGGCGTCGCGGCGGCGGAAACGGTTCCGGTCGCCCTGGCCCTCGCGACCGCGGCGCGCGGCCGGATCGCGGAAGCGGTGCCCGCCGCCGCCTGCCTCTCCCGCGTCGCCGACTCCGCCCCGGCCCTGGCGGGGGCGCTGACCGGCGCGCTCGGCGGCGGCGCCGCGATCCCGGCCACCTGGCGCGACGCCTGCCGGATCCTCTCGGGCTGCGCGCTTCCCCGCCTCACCGGTACGGATCTCGTCGGACTCGCCGATCTGCTCGAAGCGACGGAACTGGCCCTCCCAGAGGGATGA